Within Anopheles nili chromosome 3, idAnoNiliSN_F5_01, whole genome shotgun sequence, the genomic segment CGACCCGGACGAGATTCGTTTGCCACCGCCAACGCCAACAAACGATCGGTTGGTGAGTGCTGTCGAGGCGTTTTACGCCCCACCCAGTCATGAACGGCCACGAGATGGGtaagtttgtttttgcttgattAGGGGGTTATATTTCAGGACTAACTTTAACAACAACCCTCCCAACTAACAGCGAAGGATGGGAAAAGCTGGCTCTGTACGAGTACTTCAAAGTGAAAAACGCCTCTCGCAAGCAGAAGGAGGATGAAATTGACCGAGGTTTGCGCGATCGCTCACGATCTCCGTCACCGATCGATCCGGACCTGCTGAAGGCGACtaaaaaacagaagaagcGCACATATCGCTCGAAAAGCCGCTCGCGGTCGCGCTCTCGATCACCGGCTGACAATGGCTCCCTTCACGGGCTGCCGCAGGCCAGCcacggttccggtggtggacCTGGCGGAAACAATCGCAATAATCCACGTCACCATCGAAACCACCGCTCACGAAGCAAATCCCGGTCACGGTCGAAATCACGTTCGCCTTCACGACGTTCCCCTTCGGCCGGACCCTCGTTACCTCCGGTGCCATCCCGACCGGGGCGCAATCGATCTCCCGCTATTCGCCGAgggggcggtggtggaggcaaCGATCGGGATCACCGGGAACGGGGAGGTGGCCGGGATATTCGACGTTCGCCAACACCGCCCAGTttcggggtgggtgggtatgTAAAAGCGGCCAGCAGTTTTTTGGAAGAAAGCAGCAAGCCTAGCGGTAGTGGCACCGTTGGCGGAGGAAATCACCAGATTCATAGCTTGATGAaaatgggtggtggtggcggaggtggaggaggtggcggtggtggtggtgccggagGAGGTATGGGAGGAGACCGTATAGGGCTGGGAGCAACGATTGAACCCCGGCAAGAGGCATACAATCCGGCAGATCCTTACGAGAGCTTTCGTAAGAATAAAGGTGCTGCTTTCATTACGCGTATGAAAGCACGAGCAGACGAGCGGAACTAGGAAAGACTATAGCACTATTGGACGAGCAGCCTGATCTTCAGTTAAATCACGGCTTTCCTTAACATGTGTCCTCACGTCTCTTGCTATACCCTGTTCGGCCATCGGTGcataaaaatggtaaaaatgctATTGTACTAAAATTagcgaatgcaaataaatttagAGCGAAAAGCTTCCAGGCTTTGGGCGTTTCTAATGTCTCTATTTTCTGTCGTTGAGCTCATCGTCAACGCACGCGTCATAAACAAAGTTATGAGAAACATGCTTTTATTCGCATTATTATCACTTGAATTGCATCGTTTTATTTCCGGTCCAAAATAAATACTGTATAGTGACGAAAAGtacatattttccaccacctgtTTGTCGGGTTTTAGGAGTCCCTTTTACACCGTATCCTTCAAACGCATAAGTCCTAATTGCAACATCGCGTTCAAACAGATACGTTTACGTTCATCCTTTTCAGCTGACCGTGCACCTAAATCCTGCCATATCCATGCTTGTTAGAATTTTAACGACCATTTGGTTGGGGTTTTATCCCTCTTTTGTTAGCGTTTGCTTTGCTGCTTAATTTGCACCACCATTTATGTAGGCTTATACACTTTTACTGGAGTCCAAAGCGTATGTTTGACAAATGTTATGATGTAACTATGATTTCGCAACGAATGGTTGCTACTTTACTGTTTCAGATCGTACAAACTTCCACACCTAATCGGCATCCGCGTGACCGATTGCTGAACCGACATTTAgagcttgtttttgtttctttataATGAGCACAGCCGCGCCGAAAACCGGCCACTGGGTAGCATTTACTTTAGTTACAATTGCGTCCTATTCCTGTAACGTTAGATTGCATTAAAATGTACATCCATAGACAGTTACAGAAAAAAACCATTATGACAAATTCTATCCATCGCGATGATGCTCGGCTAGAGGCAACGAATGGCATCGAATAACATGGAAATGGTAAAATTATGTGTATATTACAAAGAcaattgtttcatttatcaGCAATATTCGTTTAggcttgttgtttttgtttttcttcaacccaCTACCCTGTTGTACACTTGTCCGATATACTAGGAGTTCACTTTGGATAAACTTTCGTCGCGcgtcgtttgttttgtgaatGTATTAGCATGGTTTTTGCATATgcttttcgatttgttttcataAGCTTGTAATGTTGCTTCTACGAAAACGATTTTGGTATATTTGGTGGAAATGAGATACGGAAGCGTAACCCCCCAATTTCTCACCCACGTTGCTGCTTTCCTTTGATTTTGGGCATTAATATGTTATAccatttattttatgattaGAGTGTTTAAACTACAAAATCCTCTTGGAGGATCAATTTTTTAAAGGAGGTTAGTTAGAATGGGTGCCTACGATAAGCGCAACGTATTTTTGCCCTAAGACGCGAGCGACAGAGCAGCTCCTGTCGAACGAGCAATGCATCCGCGCCCAGGTACTCCTTCGATCCGTTTTTTTACGCTGATCGTTATTAAATATTCATACTCTTGATCACGTAGTGCACTATAAGTGCAAATACGACGAACCCAACAAGCACGATCAAGTTGGTGTAAAGCGAATGCCAAATGTTACTGTCTTCGGTTCCGGTACGGCCCAGCAAACCATCCGTTGCGTCTCCTGTCCTAGCTGAACTGTCGGTACCGTTCGGAATACCATCCGTGCTAGCCGCTAGTTTCCGTTGTTCTTCTATCTTTTGCAACCGTTCGCTAATCTCCTCGCAAATCTCGGGGAACAGCTCTTGAAACACttcatttttcatattaaaCTCTAATGACTGCTGAGCGTAGCGTCGTTTCTCGTGTATCGTCGTCTCACACGAGCCCATCGTAGGTGTCGCCTCAAGCATGAAGCTCAGTAACCCGGTCAGGATGGTCGCCACCGACCAAGCCGGGTTCCAGGTGTCGGGATGAAAGTCCGATATACTGAGGCAGAGTCGTTTGTTTATCTTAAAGCGTCCGTTCGGTGTGGTCATGTAAATCGAGGGGGGTTTGAAGGGAAATTCCTTGGTGAACAAAAGCGTCCCATGGTAGTAACCACCGTAGTAGGGCGAATCTTCCGGTCCTTTAATGACATAGTGCCATTCGAGAATGTTCGAGGGCAGCGGTTCGGCAGTTATGTATGGTACTGTGGAATATATAAGGTGTTGAAAAATTCATAGGAACAGTTCATTTAATCCGGGGGGCTTACCTGGATCCCGTTTCAATCGCATGTAGTCCTGTTTTAGCCGACAAGTGGCAGTCGGTCGTAGGTTCGTCATCGTGGCACACTATGTTGTTTTACTGTTGCACTACAGCCAATATCACAGAGATGGCAAAACAGCTGCCTGcacctttcgctttcgtttcttctGTTTTCCCGTAGGCTGCTACCACGTTCGTTCAAATTAGGACAATATGTACTTTTTTCAATCACCAACAGAGCCTCGAGGCATTTGCAAAACACTGACCTATTATGACGATAGTTGTTTTGAAACTTCTGGATTAACCAGCATCTGCTCGTAAcgcaatgaaatgaaattataatcCAATTGAATCTAGCAGGTGTTGGGTTTGTTAACACAATATACACTCACGATTTGAAAGTAAATTCCGTTTCTGCACCTATCAATAAAGATAACATCAATTAGTACCTTAAGACGTGCCAAAAGATTATTAACGACACGTTGGCTGTTAACCAGATATCCAGCTTAAGAAAGATACTTACGGCTGTCTCACGTAAACGATGGTATTAGAAAGCAACTGTTTTTCCAGAAGACAACGCACGCATTCCAAAAAATACAATTGATTTAACGCATCGAGAGGTATTTCATTCTACACGTCAGCGTTAAGCATATGCAGTTTCCAGGTATTTACAGTTGTCTGTTACGATGGTAAAGTAAATACAGATGCTTCGCAAAAGTACACACAAACCGATACTGTAAAAGTACGGGAATACGGATAAGCCACTCGACGGGAACGGGCAGGTTTTCTTCAGTCACCTGAAAGAGTGTAATTCGTCGATCGCAACAGAAAATAACACCTCCGTCCTAatgaaaaacatcaaaacattTTGACAGCTAGTACGAGCGACAAACACGTACATTATCATCTGACGTAGTTGACTTGTTTTGTAGTTGCTTGTTAGTTGATGGTTAAAGTTAATAGTTTGTAAATCTTATTAAACCGAGTTATTAGTGTGACGGTTCGTATAAATCATTCTGCAGAATGAAAAGAAGGTTGAGTAAACCAAAGGATTGCTAAGTTTTCATGTAAACACAGATTTGTTATGCATCTGAAGATGTCTTCCAAGCGATTGTGTGGTGAATCGCGATTGGGTGCAGTTGTTCTGATGACATTATACAGTGAGTTTTGTGTAttgcacataaaaaaacatcaataaCATGTGAAAAACATACCCGGTTTGTGCAGCGAAAAGTTGCACCATAATGAAATGGAATATTTACAAGAAGCGGTTCTGTTGGGCATCGATCTTTTAGTGCTTGTGGTGTGTACCAATCAGTACTACAAACTGCGCAAAAACTGTCGCTCGCTAAAGGTAAATATTCTTCCGTGAAATCGTGCCCCTTACCGGCACTGTTTTTGTGGTTCAAAGAAGTAAATTTTTGCAAAAGGTTATGTCATAACTCGTACGTTGGTTGTTTTAGGATGCGCCGCAAGTGCAAATCGATGAACTATTACCCGATCGCATACGAAAGGAGCCGGACCAGAAACTTAAGTATGCCGTTATCCGAGGAAGTGTTACCCCCATCGGGACCGCACTGCGAAGTGCCATGTCCCCATCGGTTACCGGGGTACTGCAGACGATGACACTGACGTAAGTAAGACGGACGAAAGTtcgatgtttgattttcctcctTTCCTAAATATGACTCTTGTTTAGTGAACATAGAGTTGTTCGTGCAATGTATGGCTTTTGGCAGGGAGAGAAACAGGTCATTCATGTgtctgcaaacgaaaccccGTTCAAACTTGTCAATGGCAAGCAAGGCGTGGAGGTCATAAACGGTCTTTCTGCCGAATTGCTTGACATGGACACAATATACGAAAA encodes:
- the LOC128722936 gene encoding ubiquitin-conjugating enzyme E2 J2; this translates as MTNLRPTATCRLKQDYMRLKRDPVPYITAEPLPSNILEWHYVIKGPEDSPYYGGYYHGTLLFTKEFPFKPPSIYMTTPNGRFKINKRLCLSISDFHPDTWNPAWSVATILTGLLSFMLEATPTMGSCETTIHEKRRYAQQSLEFNMKNEVFQELFPEICEEISERLQKIEEQRKLAASTDGIPNGTDSSARTGDATDGLLGRTGTEDSNIWHSLYTNLIVLVGFVVFALIVHYVIKSMNI